The Candidatus Latescibacterota bacterium DNA window CATCCATTGGCTGGCGAGGCCTCTGATGACAGGCAGGTACAATGCTATGGCCAGTATCACACAGGTGAGAAACAATACTTTCTTTATCACCCGGGATCCGTCTGTTGGCGTTTCGGCTGAAAGGCCCAAGATGCCCCTCCATTCCGGCAAGTTGTTATTCAGCGATACTATAAGGTTTTCACTAGTTTCGGCAAGGAGAATGAGCAGCAAAAGGGATGCCACAAAAAAAAGGCGGAAGTCGCAGGGACCTCCGCCTTGAAATCGTCTTTATCCGGGATCAACCGACCTTTTTCTTTCTCAGAAGAGGAGCTATTCCGATGAGCCCGAGCCCTAGCAGGCTCAGGGTGCCAGGTTCGGGAGTCGCGAAGTAACTCGAGTCATGGCAGTAGGAGTTGGTGTAGGTCCTGCCCTTTGAGTCGACGCCGATCGCATCGAAGTGAGCCCAGTCGAAACCGCTCACTACCACGTCCATCAATATCTCGTCACCCCATCCGGCTGCACCGATGATGCCGTGGTCGTAATGCCATGCACTGGCCTGATCGTTATCGATCCTGCCGATATTGTGAAAGTTGAACTTTCCGTACAGGGCAGGGGGTAAAGTGCTGAGGTATATGTCAGGAAATGCGCCGACAGGGACAGAGGCTCCATATGTGTAGAAAGAGTTTATCTCTACGCCATTGATCCAGACTGTGCCCGATTCGTTCCAGGGAACGCTGATTGCCAGGTAACAGTCCATATAATCGTAGGTAGGTACGCTGCTTGTGACAAAAGGAACGTATCCTCCGCCGATATCATACTCGGTCGTAGCCGAAACTCCCCAGTAGCCTACGACCTTAAGGTCGAATTCCTGCGAATGGGTGATCCACGATCTGCTGTCGATCGAACTGTACCTCTCGGCATACTCCGAGTCGACGATGTAGGTCTGCAGCCGTGGTACCGCATATGCAGAGCCGAAGGTCGCCAGGATCACGATAGCCGTAAGTGAAAGCAGTGTAATCTTTTTCATCTCATCTCCTTATATAGTGTCGAAATCCATTATAATATTCGTTGTATTGACACGTTCATACCTATGATGTGGCAATTGGTATGCCAGCCTGTGTGTTTTGCAATTCGTTGTAAAACAAGCAGATGGATGATGTATGACATGGGGGATTTTTCGCAGCTTTAATAGTGTAAGATATTCCGACAGCTTGACAAGAAAAAGGCAGAGCCGCACAGTGGCCCTGCCTTACTTCTATTCGTCTCCTGACGGCCAGGGAGGCGGCCCGTCAGCGACTCCTTCTCACGCGGGACGCTCCGAGACGTCCCGATGAGGATATAGATGACCTTCTCCGGCTGCTTCCTCCGCGCCTGGTGCCCATCCGGGGACTTTTTCTATATGTCCCTCTGCTGCCGGTACTGATACTTCTTTTGAAATTCGAGGAATTGAAAGGAGCGCGTCTTATGCCCGCCAGCCTGGCGCTTGCGGGGCTTTTCGGCATGTTCTGGCCTCTGGATGCTCCACTCCTCTCCCTCGTGCTCAGGGAAAAGTAGTTGGATCTGATTCCCTTGCGGATAAATCCGCCCGAATTGATCCGGCTGTTCCAGGTCATGGAACTGCTGCCAGGAATAAGGACCGACGACATGCCCGAAACAGTCCTCGAGCCGTAACGTCGCCTGGCTCTTGACCTTTTGCCGTAAACCGGGGTCATCATTGTGGACCGTCCACCAGAACTCCTGTTCACTGCGGTTTCCCAGTTCCTGTCCAGAGTATTCGATTGTTCGACTGCCCAGTCAAACATCTCACTGTTCGCCGTGTCGGCACGACCAGCCGCAAAAGCGGGGGCGGAAGCCGAAAAGACGAGCAGGAAAATTGAAATAGCGATGAAATAGCGCATGACCGTTTCCTTTTCAGTATCTATATATAATTTGATTATCTGCAAATTTAGCGGATTTAGACACTAGGGTCATGTTACGCAGAGAGTAGAAGAGGAGAGATTCTTCTGTTCACATAAAAAGCATAGCATATTGTCGAATCCCGTGTCAACCCCCTCCCCCCCTGATGACATCGTCTTCTCTTTGGGGGAGGGGCTTGATACGGTGTGCTGACTAGAGACTGAACCACTTGTTAATCTTGACGAGGAAGGTGTTGTCACCTGCTATGGAGAATAGCCTGCTCATATCCCTCTCAAATCCGAAGTCGCCGTATTCTTCCTCAAAATCGGTCGCCCCTCTCGACCATACGAGATATATGGTGGACCCGGGGTCGAATTCCCATCGGAAGACGAGGTTGGACCGGAACTGTTTGAAGTTGAAGTCTGGGTTGTCGCTGTAATCGTATGGCGCGAATCTGTCGTCATAGGAGTTGGCGCGTGGCTGGACGACTTCCCTGATACCGCTGAATTTTCCGGCCGAGACGAAGGGCATCCCATAGAACTGAAAAGACATCTCAGGCGAAATGGTGAAATCCAGTCTCGCAGTGATGGCGATTGTCCTTTGGTCAAGATGTCCCATAATATACTTGTCTCCGTCAGGACTTTCGATACAGTCAATATACTGCATATCGTTATTGTTGATAGTATAGGAGGGGCTCAGGTTGATGTTGAAGCGTGTCGCGGGACGAATGCGCAGCGAAGGTCTTATCTCGTATGTCCACCAGCCCTCATCGCTCCTGCTGCCCCAGCCGTTGTACCTGAAACTGAACATATTTCGGTCATCTGTATGTATACCGTGCCAGCTGTTCCATCTTCCTGGGTAGAGGATGGAGGGGCCTCCCCTTAGTAGCGTGTTGGTCGGTCTGGCGTTGTTGCGGGCCATTCCGCCCCACAGGCCCCAGTAATTCGCGAGTAGCATATAGCCGTTCATATTTCCGCCCCAGCCCAGGTAGTCTCCCCCATAGTTGGCGCTGTGCCAGTGATTGAAGTTCAAGTTCCAGTTTCTTACGATCTTTCCCGGATCATAGTCCCTGTAGCCGACCCAGATGACACCGAAAGTGTTGTCGGCATTCCTGGCAAATCCGAGGTCGTTTACTTCGAATCCGGGTGACTTTGTATTGAAGCCAAGGCCGAAGCGCCAGGGTTCTCCTGAAAACTTGCCTCCCCACAGGGTGGCCGAAATACCTTCCATGTGTGTCAGGGTCGAATCGACTCCGAGATGGCTGGCGTCTGGACGCTGGTAATAACGAACAGGTGATCTCTGAGCGGCGATCATCGCTTCTTCGCTTCCGCTGATGTGGCTTCCCATGACCCGGGCGATGATAGTGTACTTGTCGTCGTTCCATCTGTGGTTGAGGTCCAGGCCGGAAGTGATTGCTCTCGTACTGAGTGAACTTAAATCCTCGTTGGGAAGGTCGCGGTAGACACTGGTCGCCATACCTCCGATTGTACTCCTGCCTTCATTGAATTCACGGGTAGCTCTCAGTATCGTGTAGCTGGTCATCGGTTCGACCGCTACTCCGATCCGTTCTCTGCCCGGGACCTCGACCATGGCTTCTTCCTTGTCGGTGATCGCCTCGAGTAGCCCTATCGACCACCCGCCCGATGTCCTTCCTGTGACCTTGGCGGCTCCAAGGATTTTTGTGAATTGTGGGGTTTCCGTATAAAAATCATCGATTCCTGAAAGTCTTTCGGAGTCATCTGCGTAGAACTGTGGACTGCGTCCTATCCGTCTTGAGTAGAAGAGTTGTTCTCTTTCGTTATCTCCAATGCCGAGAGAGAAATTGAAGATATTCCCACCCTCAACAAAAAATGGGCGTCTTTCGTCTAAATATGTCTCGAAAGCCGTGAGATTGAATTCTGAGGGATCCTGTTCGACCTGCCCGAAATCGGGGTTGATGGTCATGTTGAGAGTGATATCACTCGAAATCCCATACTTGATATCGGCGCCGAGCCTGAAATCGGGGTTGTTTCCATCTGGAAATCCCCATTTATTCTCAAGGAAAGGATTCCCGTCAGGGTCTCCATTGTGGTCGGCATTCATGACAATGTAAGGTAGTATCTCCAGATTTCTGAGTGCAGGAAGATCTGCCAGCCCCTCAAGGATGCCGAAGCAGGAGACGACCTGGCTGACATCCTGGGGACGGGGAGACCACAGGGCGGCTTCGTTGTTTCTATTGATGTAACGTTCCACCTGGAAACCCCAGTTTTTCCTTGTGCCGTTACTGGAATATCTGAGTTGGCTGAAGGGTATGGCAAATTCTGCGCACCAACCGGTTTCATCCACTCTGGTCTTCACTTCCCATATGGCGTCCCAGTTTTCGTCATTGTTGTTTCCGTCAAACCAGAATGCGTCTCTCTTTACGCCAGCTGGATTTACACTGAACTCGAATGCTGTACGGTTGTCGTCGTAACTGTCGAAATGGACCTTGATCCAGTCGGATGGAGAATCCTCGTCTCTTCTTGTCAGGAGTCCACAGATTTCCAAAGGACAGGAATCGAAAGCCCTGACTCCCACATAGATGCACTGGTCGTCATAAACCACACGGACCATCGTCTTTTCTGTCGATGGGTCCCCATCATTGGGCTGACGTTGTATGAAACCGGAACTGGCTTGAGCCGATTGCCAGTCTTCCTCATCAAGGATGCCGTCAAGTTTTATGACGTTGGAAGAGATTTTCACAGCATAGACTGTTTTGAGCAATTCCAGAGGTTCTTCTACGGAATCGGCCACTGTAATGGTCGGCAGGTACAGTATCGAAGCGGAGAAGATCAATATCAGCAGGAATCCTGCCCCTGGGGGAACAAGGGATTTTCCTGCTGGGAAAGGATTGTTGATTTTCATTATTCCTCCCGACCGAATCTATTTGGATCCTGCTGATACCAGGGGCTGACTGGCCTTGGCAAGGCGAGGATCACTCCATTACCGTTTCAGAAGGTATCGGTTGAAATCGGGAAATCCGACCCGGTCTACCTATTGAAACGAAAGAGTGAGAGAAAGGTTTCAATAAAAAGGGCGATTCCGTGTTAATTATTTAACAGTAGGTGTAATTCGTTCGGACGCAACGGGTTGAGCTGGGCGTAATTGTTCAGCACTTGTCGATATATTTTTCGATCTCCCAGTCTGTGACGGCCACGCGGAAATCGAAGGCTTCTTTCTCCTTTGCGTCGGCATACTTGGTGAACAGTTCCTCGCCGAGGAGGTCTTTCATCAGTTTGCTCTCTCTGAAGAGGGATATGGCCTGGGAGAGCGATTGAGGCAGGATGTTTATGCCCTGTGATGCCAGTTCATCAGGGGAAACATCGTAGACGATATCTTCCATTTCGGGCATCAGCTCAAGATTGTTTCTTATGCCGACCAGTCCGGCCTTCAGTATTGAAGCAAAGAGAAGGTAGGGGTTGGCGCTTGGGTCGGGACATCTCAGTTCCGCCCTGACGGAAGATTCGCGGCCTTTCGTGAAGTGGGGTATTCTGACCAGAGATGAACGGTTCTTGCTGCCCCAGCATACATAAACGGGTGCTTCGTATCCGGAGACGAGACGCTTATACGAATTGACAGTCGGGTTTGTGATGACGCACATCTCCCTGATGTGGGCCAGAATACCGGCGATAAATTGTTTCGCGGTCCCGGAGAGCCTGTTCGGGTCGTTTTCGTCATAAAAGACCGGGCTGCCGTCCATCCCGAAGAGGGATGAGTGTACATGCATCCCTGTGCCGGCTTTGTCGAAGAGGGGTTTTGCCATGAAAGAGGCAATAAGGCCATGTTCGTGAGCGATCGATTTTATCAATTTCTTGAGGATGATCACCTTGTCGGCAGTACTCACCGGATCGCCATATCTGAATCCGACCTCATGCTGTCCGACCCCGACCTCGTGATGAGCCCTCTCTGAATCGATACCGAATATCTTGAGGGCGCACATGATCTCCTTGCGCAGATCGCTGCCGATGTCCCTGGAACTGCTGTCGAAGTAGGATCCCGTATCGAATTCGGGTGTGATGTAGCTTCCGTCTTCCAGCTTCTTGAACAGGTAGAACTCCACCTCGGGCCCGACATTGAACCTGTATCCCATCTCCTCGGCTTCCGAGACGACTTTTTTGAGTACCGCCCTCGGGTCGCCTTCGAACAGAGTCCCATCGGGAGTATATATATCGCAGATGAACCGGGCGGTCCTCCTGCTCTCGTCTTCCCCTGGGAGAACAGCATAGCTCCCGACCTCCGGGATCAGGTACATATCGCTTTCCCTGAGACGGGCGAATCCGCGGATCGAGGAACCGTCAAACCATACACCTTTTTCGAGAGCATTCTTCAGGTGTACCACAGGGATCTCGATCGATTTCAATGTACCGAATATATCGGTAAACTCGAGTTCTATGAAAACCACTCCATCGGCTTTAACTTTTTCGAGGATATCGCTCATCTTGATCGTCTCCCTTGACGTGATACTTCCGGTAATCACCAGCTGGAAACAAAATATAGCTTCCAGCCAGCCGTTAACATTGATTTTTGTGATTTTTTCAAGACCCGAGCTTGAAAATCTAACATTACAGCCGGAGCACCGATTTGTCCATAATATTTTCAACTTCAATTAATGCAATAAGATAAATGATTGGTGAAGGGATCGAGGGGCCAAGTCGGATCATCGGAGCAGAACGGCTTTTCTGCTGATCTTCGAGTCAGGTGTCCTGAGGATGTAGAAGTAGACTCCGCTCGACAGGTTTTCCGGCTGCCAGGGCACTGAATGGGGCCCGGATTCCATCTCGCGGTCCAGGATGGTCTCGACCATGCGTCCAGCAGCATCATAGACGGTCAGGCTGACCCTGCCCGAGGCTGGAAGGGAGAAGCTGATCGTCGTCACCGGGTTAAAAGGATTCGGCTGGTTCTGCCCGAGGGTCAATGGGGATGGAGTGGTGACAGAGGAAGTCGATTCGACCACATCGATGGTAGATCTGTACATCAGCCTGTCATGAGCAGTCACTGTCAGAATCAAAGAATCGATTTCCGCGCCCAGCGGACCGCCAGTCGGAATGATGAGCCTGCCGGCTTCATCAGAGAAGGAGACACCGACACAATCGTTGCCGTCATATAAAGAAGCAAGGGCACCCGGGATATCTGTTTCGGCGACCAGGAACAGTTCGTCCCTCCCTGTTTCTGCCGGATGGGTCACAGGGAGCGTGGATGGTGTCGAAGTCCAGCCGTCCATGGCCGGGTCACCGAGAAGGTTGAGACAGTAGTAGCACCAGCGGTGTGCTCCCGGCTCGTATTCATCAGGAAGGTCTACGAACGGCGCGGTCTCATCTTTAGCTCTCCCCAGGGCATCTCCGAGCATCGAAATGCCCTCGGCAAAGATTGCGTCGAAGAATTCTCTCTGAAAGTGGTGGGAGGGTCCGTTTGTCGTCCCCTCTGTAAACCATCCGTATCTTGAATGGCAGAGCAGGGCAGAGGCATATGTATCGATAGTGACCATAGTCTCACATATGCAGTCATCGGCGTCGAAAGCGCCTGCGTAACAGCCATAAGTGTAGACGATGGGGAAATTCGTCGAGATACCGTCATTGGTAAAATTGGATGTGTTGACATCGCCGACGCCCAGCCGCATCGCGTAGTATGTGTTTGAATGTCCCGCGTGGCTCAGCCAGCCTGTTCCAGCGTTTACAGCCGCGTAAAGCATAGCCGCGGACCAGCTCCCAAGGTCCCGGTCATAATATCGCGTGATATCGAAGCCTTCAGGGATGCCGTTGGTAGTGAATCCCCAGGTGCCGCATTCGCCGACCAGCTGGTCCATCTCGTCTCCGCCCCAGGTCAGAGGGCTCGAATATAGATGCTCGCCGAGCAACAGCGACTTTTCCAGATCGCCAGTGACCGGCGATTCCTGATACATGACGACCTTGTTTATAAATGCGGCGGCCTCGGCCGGAGAATCGACCGGCGCCCTGCCTACAGAGATCTCCTGGTAGAGGTCGTCCTCGCCGGGCTCGCCCCACAGGGCATCCCCGTCTGTGTTCCAGTCGCCGTCGAGTGCGGCGAAGTAAATATCGGAGGGTATATTTCCGTCCTCATATAGAGAGGAAGATTGAACGGCACAGTACAGGCCTCTGAACGGCACGCTCGCGACTCCCCCCGGGTCGCCGTCGCCGGCAAGGAGAAGGTATCCTATGCCCTGTGTCATGTACTGGTCTATTACAGCGGAACGGATCTTTTCAGCGGTATCGCTGCCAGTCCACCCCGCGTCTATATCTTCGACGGTCATTATACTGGTCCGAATCCCACGCTTCTCATAATGATCTCTAAGCGGAGTAAACTCGCCGGCCATCGAAGCTGTTGAGATGATCAGATAATCATATCCTGTGCCGGCAGCGATCGAACCACCTCTGGCATCAGTCATGGGGACGGCTGACGGGTTATCGACCAGGCTTGTCAGTCTGTCCCTGGTGATTTTATCCCACCTGATGAACCGCAATGCTTTCGCCGCCGCTGCTCCAGGGGCCGTCTCTATTACGATCTCGACTTCGCTGTACCAGCCAGCCTCAGACGTAGCGGGATTGTACGATACAGGTGAGAAACAGCCCGTGGCGATCGCATGACCCCTGAGGAAATGTGTTCTGAAATCGCTATCGGCTGGATCAGTCATCCTGTCGATCAGGTATGCCTCCTGCAAGAACAGAAATCCGTTGTTTCGTCCATCGTCGGCAGGATCCGATCCGGGCCGGACATACTGCCTTGGATGAAGTCGGATCGATTCCGATATCGGTCTCCAACCCTTCCTTATGATTTTCGAAGCTATTGCTTCTTCGCCCTCGGGGAGGAGGATCCGCACTCCGTGGAACGGGAATTCCGGCTCACCAGGTTTTCCTGCCTGGATAACGCCGG harbors:
- a CDS encoding choice-of-anchor N protein → MKKITLLSLTAIVILATFGSAYAVPRLQTYIVDSEYAERYSSIDSRSWITHSQEFDLKVVGYWGVSATTEYDIGGGYVPFVTSSVPTYDYMDCYLAISVPWNESGTVWINGVEINSFYTYGASVPVGAFPDIYLSTLPPALYGKFNFHNIGRIDNDQASAWHYDHGIIGAAGWGDEILMDVVVSGFDWAHFDAIGVDSKGRTYTNSYCHDSSYFATPEPGTLSLLGLGLIGIAPLLRKKKVG
- a CDS encoding carbohydrate binding family 9 domain-containing protein — translated: MKINNPFPAGKSLVPPGAGFLLILIFSASILYLPTITVADSVEEPLELLKTVYAVKISSNVIKLDGILDEEDWQSAQASSGFIQRQPNDGDPSTEKTMVRVVYDDQCIYVGVRAFDSCPLEICGLLTRRDEDSPSDWIKVHFDSYDDNRTAFEFSVNPAGVKRDAFWFDGNNNDENWDAIWEVKTRVDETGWCAEFAIPFSQLRYSSNGTRKNWGFQVERYINRNNEAALWSPRPQDVSQVVSCFGILEGLADLPALRNLEILPYIVMNADHNGDPDGNPFLENKWGFPDGNNPDFRLGADIKYGISSDITLNMTINPDFGQVEQDPSEFNLTAFETYLDERRPFFVEGGNIFNFSLGIGDNEREQLFYSRRIGRSPQFYADDSERLSGIDDFYTETPQFTKILGAAKVTGRTSGGWSIGLLEAITDKEEAMVEVPGRERIGVAVEPMTSYTILRATREFNEGRSTIGGMATSVYRDLPNEDLSSLSTRAITSGLDLNHRWNDDKYTIIARVMGSHISGSEEAMIAAQRSPVRYYQRPDASHLGVDSTLTHMEGISATLWGGKFSGEPWRFGLGFNTKSPGFEVNDLGFARNADNTFGVIWVGYRDYDPGKIVRNWNLNFNHWHSANYGGDYLGWGGNMNGYMLLANYWGLWGGMARNNARPTNTLLRGGPSILYPGRWNSWHGIHTDDRNMFSFRYNGWGSRSDEGWWTYEIRPSLRIRPATRFNINLSPSYTINNNDMQYIDCIESPDGDKYIMGHLDQRTIAITARLDFTISPEMSFQFYGMPFVSAGKFSGIREVVQPRANSYDDRFAPYDYSDNPDFNFKQFRSNLVFRWEFDPGSTIYLVWSRGATDFEEEYGDFGFERDMSRLFSIAGDNTFLVKINKWFSL
- the glnA gene encoding type I glutamate--ammonia ligase, translated to MSDILEKVKADGVVFIELEFTDIFGTLKSIEIPVVHLKNALEKGVWFDGSSIRGFARLRESDMYLIPEVGSYAVLPGEDESRRTARFICDIYTPDGTLFEGDPRAVLKKVVSEAEEMGYRFNVGPEVEFYLFKKLEDGSYITPEFDTGSYFDSSSRDIGSDLRKEIMCALKIFGIDSERAHHEVGVGQHEVGFRYGDPVSTADKVIILKKLIKSIAHEHGLIASFMAKPLFDKAGTGMHVHSSLFGMDGSPVFYDENDPNRLSGTAKQFIAGILAHIREMCVITNPTVNSYKRLVSGYEAPVYVCWGSKNRSSLVRIPHFTKGRESSVRAELRCPDPSANPYLLFASILKAGLVGIRNNLELMPEMEDIVYDVSPDELASQGINILPQSLSQAISLFRESKLMKDLLGEELFTKYADAKEKEAFDFRVAVTDWEIEKYIDKC
- a CDS encoding T9SS type A sorting domain-containing protein; protein product: MKLSSLATSLVLIVASSGLFLHAKVNAGEVRLVCHFEDPVIESAGNGFQRIFFPGVIQAGKPGEPEFPFHGVRILLPEGEEAIASKIIRKGWRPISESIRLHPRQYVRPGSDPADDGRNNGFLFLQEAYLIDRMTDPADSDFRTHFLRGHAIATGCFSPVSYNPATSEAGWYSEVEIVIETAPGAAAAKALRFIRWDKITRDRLTSLVDNPSAVPMTDARGGSIAAGTGYDYLIISTASMAGEFTPLRDHYEKRGIRTSIMTVEDIDAGWTGSDTAEKIRSAVIDQYMTQGIGYLLLAGDGDPGGVASVPFRGLYCAVQSSSLYEDGNIPSDIYFAALDGDWNTDGDALWGEPGEDDLYQEISVGRAPVDSPAEAAAFINKVVMYQESPVTGDLEKSLLLGEHLYSSPLTWGGDEMDQLVGECGTWGFTTNGIPEGFDITRYYDRDLGSWSAAMLYAAVNAGTGWLSHAGHSNTYYAMRLGVGDVNTSNFTNDGISTNFPIVYTYGCYAGAFDADDCICETMVTIDTYASALLCHSRYGWFTEGTTNGPSHHFQREFFDAIFAEGISMLGDALGRAKDETAPFVDLPDEYEPGAHRWCYYCLNLLGDPAMDGWTSTPSTLPVTHPAETGRDELFLVAETDIPGALASLYDGNDCVGVSFSDEAGRLIIPTGGPLGAEIDSLILTVTAHDRLMYRSTIDVVESTSSVTTPSPLTLGQNQPNPFNPVTTISFSLPASGRVSLTVYDAAGRMVETILDREMESGPHSVPWQPENLSSGVYFYILRTPDSKISRKAVLLR